In the genome of Entelurus aequoreus isolate RoL-2023_Sb linkage group LG08, RoL_Eaeq_v1.1, whole genome shotgun sequence, one region contains:
- the morn5 gene encoding MORN repeat-containing protein 5, producing MLLFGVPTASDFILIQGYNSRLKMELTGSSYKGTTLNRRMEGEGEYTFPSQTKYIGEMKDGMFHGTGVLHFLNGSKYEATWENGIAIQGSFTFADGLPYQEKDWDYCDGQDRRFYTERCHGLRPSGESQLTDLHPPRDIPGGCYDCGDGFYEPTTRTITSYDGTFLRMADDSEHAWIVRYCRKADCPPPPPEAEEEEEETQTKEEEEEEREEEEKEEEEEEEGKEAEKEEESGSSVD from the exons ATGCTGCTTTTTGGAG TGCCCACGGCTTCCGACTTTATACTGATACAG GGTTACAACTCAAGACTCAAAATGGAGCTGACAGGAAGCAGTTACAAGGGGACGACGCTAAATCGCAG GATGGAGGGAGAAGGGGAGTACACCTTCCCCTCGCAGACCAAGTACATCGGGGAGATGAAGGACGGGATGTTCCACGGCACAGGGGTGCTCCACTTCCTGAATGGAAGCAAATACGAGGCCACCTGGGAGAATGGCATCGCgatacag GGCTCGTTCACCTTCGCTGACGGCCTGCCCTACCAGGAGAAGGACTGGGACTACTGCGACGGCCAGGACCGACGCTTCTACACGGAGAGATGCCACGGACTCCGACCCTCAG GTGAATCCCAGCTCACAGACCTGCATCCGCCGCGCGACATTCCTGGCGGCTGCTACGACTGCGGGGACGGTTTCTACGAGCCCACCACCAGGACCATCACCTCCTACGACGGGACCTTCCTCAGAATGGCAG ACGACTCGGAGCATGCGTGGATCGTGCGATATTGTCGCAAGGCCGACTGTCCCCCTCCCCCACCGGAggcggaagaagaagaagaagaaacacaaacaaaagaagaagaagaagaagaaagagaagaagaagaaaaagaagaagaagaagaagaagaaggaaaagaagcagaaaaagaagaagaatccgGTTCCAGTGTGGACTAA